From the Streptomyces sp. Tu 2975 genome, one window contains:
- a CDS encoding S8 family peptidase, translating into MSVMRDSRRRLAAASAISVAALALGTVSALPASAALPAPTGVIENAGAPGAIEGSYIVTLEESAGDAGSRAGKRLAAKYGAKIEKTYNAALNGYAVKVSEAQAKKFAADPAVESVVQNRVFKISGTQPSPPSWGLDRIDQKALPLNQSYTYPDTAGEGVTAYIIDTGVRITHSDFGGRAFNGYDAIDNDNTAQDGNGHGTHVAGTVAGSSYGVAKKAKIVGVRVLNNAGSGTTAQVVAGIDWVTRNAVKPAVANMSLGGGIDTALDTAVRNSIASGVTYAVAAGNDGSNASNYSPARVAEAITVGSTTSSDARSSFSNYGSVLDIFAPGSSIKSAWNTGDTATNTISGTSMATPHVAGAAALYLAQNKTATPAQVSTALTTAATSGVVTGPGTGSPNRLLNVGDGGTTEPPTGDRFENLTDYAISDRSTVESPITVSGVAGNAPISLRVPVDIKHTYIGDLRIDLVAPDGSVYNLKAYGSGGSLDNVITTYTVNASSEAANGTWKLRVGDNASYDTGKIDSWALQF; encoded by the coding sequence ATGTCTGTGATGCGTGACTCGCGGCGAAGACTTGCCGCGGCCAGCGCCATATCCGTCGCCGCGCTCGCACTCGGCACGGTCTCCGCCCTTCCGGCCTCCGCCGCCCTGCCGGCGCCCACGGGCGTCATCGAGAACGCGGGCGCGCCGGGCGCCATCGAGGGCAGCTACATCGTCACCCTCGAGGAGTCCGCGGGCGACGCCGGTTCGAGGGCGGGCAAGCGCCTCGCGGCGAAGTACGGCGCGAAGATCGAGAAGACGTACAACGCCGCACTGAACGGCTACGCCGTCAAGGTGTCCGAGGCGCAGGCGAAGAAGTTCGCCGCGGACCCGGCCGTCGAGTCCGTCGTGCAGAACCGCGTTTTCAAGATCTCTGGTACCCAGCCGAGCCCGCCTTCGTGGGGCCTCGACCGGATCGACCAGAAGGCGCTGCCGCTGAACCAGAGTTACACCTACCCCGACACCGCCGGTGAGGGGGTCACCGCGTACATCATCGACACCGGTGTGCGCATCACCCACAGCGACTTCGGTGGCCGTGCCTTCAACGGCTACGACGCCATCGACAACGACAACACGGCGCAGGACGGCAACGGCCACGGCACCCACGTCGCCGGTACCGTCGCGGGATCCTCCTACGGTGTGGCCAAGAAGGCCAAGATCGTCGGCGTCCGCGTGCTCAACAACGCCGGCTCCGGCACCACCGCGCAGGTCGTCGCCGGCATCGACTGGGTGACGCGGAACGCCGTCAAGCCGGCTGTCGCCAACATGAGCCTCGGCGGCGGCATCGACACGGCCCTGGACACCGCCGTGCGCAACTCCATCGCCTCCGGCGTCACCTACGCGGTGGCGGCGGGCAACGACGGTTCCAACGCCTCCAACTACTCGCCCGCGCGCGTCGCGGAGGCCATCACCGTCGGCTCCACCACCAGCTCCGACGCCCGCTCCAGCTTCTCCAACTACGGCAGCGTGCTGGACATCTTCGCCCCCGGCTCGTCGATCAAGTCGGCGTGGAACACCGGTGACACGGCGACGAACACCATCTCCGGCACCTCGATGGCGACCCCGCACGTCGCCGGCGCGGCAGCGCTGTACCTGGCGCAGAACAAGACCGCGACCCCGGCGCAGGTGTCCACCGCCCTGACGACCGCCGCCACCAGCGGCGTCGTGACCGGCCCGGGCACCGGTTCGCCCAACCGTCTCCTCAACGTCGGCGACGGCGGCACCACCGAGCCGCCCACCGGCGACCGGTTCGAGAACCTCACGGACTACGCGATCAGCGACCGCTCCACCGTCGAGTCGCCGATCACCGTCAGCGGCGTCGCCGGCAACGCGCCGATCAGCCTTCGCGTGCCGGTCGACATCAAGCACACCTACATCGGTGACCTGCGGATCGACCTCGTCGCTCCCGATGGTTCCGTGTACAACCTCAAGGCGTACGGGTCCGGCGGCAGCCTCGACAACGTGATCACCACCTACACGGTGAACGCGTCGTCGGAAGCGGCCAACGGCACCTGGAAGCTGCGGGTCGGCGACAACGCGTCGTACGACACCGGGAAGATCGACTCCTGGGCGCTTCAGTTCTGA
- a CDS encoding polymorphic toxin-type HINT domain-containing protein, which produces MADGSHRPISQVGVGDLVQATDPASGKLRARQVTDTFQHDTQRLVDLTIAGGGTLTSTAGHKFYVVGRGWTLVSDLRVGDRLRTPDGSVRALTALRDRSGLAPRTVYDLTVDDLHTFFVRTKGERPDGVLVHNCLNLTLHEGDRGAHTIRDHVDPSPQQAVDKAIDDMRRIPGHPGVTSVWKDLATAQASVDAAFAKWYATHRKELETWMKNTPKDSESAAHLKSFKVQLDTPGSLGTIYPHTGVADARQAGNWVSITLKRSRHKPGYMVYTSHPE; this is translated from the coding sequence ATGGCGGACGGTTCACACCGGCCAATCAGCCAGGTGGGCGTGGGTGACCTCGTCCAGGCCACGGACCCGGCGTCCGGCAAGCTGCGGGCCCGGCAGGTCACCGACACCTTCCAGCACGACACCCAGCGGCTGGTCGACCTCACCATCGCCGGCGGCGGCACGCTGACCAGCACCGCGGGTCACAAGTTCTACGTCGTCGGCCGTGGCTGGACGCTCGTCTCCGACCTGCGCGTCGGTGACCGTCTGCGCACCCCGGACGGCTCCGTCCGCGCGCTGACGGCCCTCCGTGACCGCTCGGGCCTGGCTCCGCGCACGGTCTACGACCTCACCGTCGACGACCTGCACACCTTCTTCGTGCGCACGAAGGGTGAGCGGCCGGACGGCGTGCTCGTCCACAACTGCCTGAACCTCACGCTGCACGAGGGAGACCGGGGTGCCCACACGATCAGGGATCATGTGGACCCCAGCCCGCAGCAAGCCGTTGACAAGGCCATCGATGACATGCGACGGATCCCCGGCCACCCGGGAGTAACGAGCGTCTGGAAGGACCTCGCAACGGCCCAGGCCTCTGTGGACGCGGCCTTCGCGAAGTGGTACGCGACTCACAGGAAGGAGCTGGAGACGTGGATGAAGAACACTCCCAAGGACTCGGAGAGTGCGGCGCACCTCAAGTCGTTCAAGGTCCAGCTGGACACCCCGGGCTCACTGGGAACCATCTACCCTCACACTGGCGTTGCGGATGCTCGCCAAGCCGGAAACTGGGTCTCCATCACCCTGAAAAGGTCCCGGCACAAGCCCGGGTACATGGTCTACACGTCGCACCCGGAATGA
- a CDS encoding threonine synthase — MTTYRCPDCGISSPVDSATWCCPDCRGPWDLDFRASPVPLAELPGRVNSLWRYAEALPLTAPLTSLGEGRTPLVPLTGTVSVKLDFLTPTLSFKDRGAVMLAELARRLPGEPRRVIADSSGNAGTAVAAYCARAGLDCTILVPEATSAKKVEQIRAHGARLELVPGDREATAEAARAAAAGEGVFYASHVYNPYFLHGTKTYVYELWEDLGGRLPEAIVVPVGNGTLLLGAAQALTELHSHGLIESRPALIAVQAEAVSPLAAAFHAGADDLLERSPARPTLAEGIAIPNPPRARQILRAVREWGGTFLTVTEDEIRQAQRDLAGRGLFVESTGVACWAAAGGWTDRTAVVPLCGAGLKTGTAPA; from the coding sequence ATGACGACGTACCGCTGTCCCGACTGCGGAATCAGTTCGCCGGTCGATTCTGCCACCTGGTGCTGCCCGGACTGCCGCGGGCCCTGGGACCTGGACTTCCGTGCCTCGCCGGTCCCCCTCGCCGAACTGCCGGGCCGGGTGAATTCACTGTGGCGTTACGCGGAGGCGCTGCCGCTGACCGCTCCCCTCACGTCCCTCGGGGAGGGCCGCACCCCGCTCGTCCCGCTCACAGGGACCGTCTCCGTGAAGCTCGACTTCCTCACGCCGACACTGTCCTTCAAGGACCGTGGCGCGGTGATGCTGGCCGAGCTCGCCCGGCGCCTGCCCGGAGAGCCGCGCCGCGTGATCGCCGACAGCAGCGGCAACGCGGGGACGGCCGTCGCCGCGTACTGCGCGCGGGCGGGACTCGACTGCACGATCCTCGTCCCCGAGGCCACCTCCGCCAAGAAGGTCGAGCAGATCCGGGCACACGGGGCACGGCTGGAACTCGTCCCCGGCGACCGGGAGGCCACGGCCGAGGCGGCCCGCGCCGCGGCCGCCGGCGAAGGGGTCTTCTACGCGAGCCACGTGTACAACCCCTACTTCCTGCACGGCACCAAGACGTACGTGTACGAGCTGTGGGAGGACCTCGGCGGCCGGCTGCCGGAGGCGATCGTCGTCCCCGTCGGCAACGGCACGCTGCTGCTGGGCGCGGCCCAGGCACTGACCGAGCTCCACTCGCACGGGCTGATCGAATCCCGCCCGGCGCTGATCGCCGTTCAGGCGGAGGCCGTCTCGCCGCTGGCCGCGGCGTTCCACGCGGGCGCCGACGACCTGCTGGAGCGCTCCCCCGCCCGCCCGACGCTCGCCGAGGGCATCGCCATCCCGAACCCGCCGCGGGCACGGCAGATCCTGCGAGCGGTACGGGAGTGGGGCGGAACGTTCTTGACCGTCACGGAGGACGAGATCCGGCAGGCCCAGCGCGACCTCGCGGGGCGGGGCCTGTTCGTCGAGTCGACGGGTGTGGCCTGCTGGGCGGCGGCCGGCGGCTGGACCGACCGCACGGCGGTCGTACCGCTGTGCGGAGCGGGGCTCAAGACGGGGACGGCCCCGGCCTGA